A single Tenacibaculum sp. 190524A02b DNA region contains:
- a CDS encoding alpha/beta hydrolase fold domain-containing protein, with amino-acid sequence MKQSLTYYLTLLVIKFKGIKKNFSNIPIDYKKIRKEDVHYPCYKFSKQNQLKTFKVSETLITEIGLNKNSDKLLVFIHGGAFISGPAQHHWDTAKEIAKKTNYIIWMCDYPKAPENKITTITKNIDSIYHTALKQYSPNKISFIGDSAGGTLITCLMQRLVIKNNKLPNKIILISPVMDASMSNPEIEKINAKDPMLSIKGVVSAKKMCVDNEDLKNEIISPIYGNFKNFPKTVLCIAENDITYPDQKLTIQKMKAANIDLLVIEGKNMPHIWPLLPVMKEAKTSLKNIIDIINNNDNDYLN; translated from the coding sequence AGAACTTTAGTAATATACCTATAGACTATAAAAAAATTAGAAAGGAGGATGTTCACTACCCTTGCTATAAATTTTCTAAACAAAATCAACTAAAAACTTTTAAGGTTTCTGAAACGTTAATCACTGAAATTGGTTTAAATAAAAACTCTGATAAATTATTAGTATTTATACATGGTGGTGCTTTTATTTCTGGCCCTGCTCAGCATCATTGGGATACTGCTAAAGAAATAGCTAAAAAAACCAATTACATAATATGGATGTGTGATTATCCTAAAGCTCCTGAAAACAAAATAACCACTATCACTAAAAACATTGATTCAATATATCATACTGCCTTAAAACAATATAGTCCTAATAAAATTTCATTTATCGGAGATTCTGCGGGAGGTACATTAATTACTTGCTTAATGCAAAGACTAGTCATAAAAAACAACAAACTTCCAAATAAAATAATCTTAATTTCTCCTGTAATGGATGCTAGCATGTCTAATCCAGAAATAGAAAAAATAAATGCAAAAGATCCAATGCTATCAATAAAAGGGGTAGTAAGTGCAAAAAAAATGTGTGTTGACAATGAAGATTTAAAAAATGAAATTATTTCGCCCATCTATGGTAATTTTAAGAACTTTCCTAAAACAGTTTTATGCATTGCTGAAAATGACATCACTTACCCAGATCAAAAGCTAACCATACAAAAAATGAAAGCTGCTAATATAGATTTGTTAGTTATTGAAGGAAAAAACATGCCACATATATGGCCTCTTTTACCTGTAATGAAAGAAGCTAAAACTTCCTTAAAAAATATCATTGATATTATAAATAATAATGACAATGATTATCTAAATTAG
- a CDS encoding LysE family translocator has translation MVIPDINNILFFLAAASFLILIPGPSVLYIIAKSMEQGFKAGIASVLGIGIGSIIHVLFAAIGISSILLASATAFSIIKYAGALYLIYLGIKKLVEKPTEEQPVINTKNTKLSKIFYEGILVNTFNPKTAIFFFSFLPQFINIERGGNASQILFLGILFTIYAVSSDMLYVILSVKMSKWFSDSKEYLRKQKIITGSIYILLGLITLTINQPNKNATSIK, from the coding sequence ATGGTTATACCTGATATTAATAACATCTTGTTTTTTTTAGCTGCTGCTTCATTTTTAATTCTTATTCCTGGCCCATCCGTATTATATATCATCGCTAAAAGTATGGAACAAGGTTTTAAGGCAGGGATTGCCTCTGTTCTTGGTATAGGAATAGGAAGCATTATTCATGTTCTGTTTGCAGCCATTGGTATATCCTCTATTTTATTAGCCTCCGCTACTGCTTTTTCAATTATAAAATATGCTGGTGCCCTTTATTTAATTTATTTAGGCATTAAAAAGTTAGTAGAGAAACCTACTGAAGAACAACCTGTGATAAATACAAAAAATACCAAGCTTAGTAAAATATTTTACGAAGGTATTTTAGTGAATACCTTTAATCCAAAAACAGCCATATTTTTCTTTTCTTTTCTTCCTCAATTTATTAATATTGAAAGAGGTGGTAATGCGAGTCAAATATTATTTCTTGGTATTTTGTTTACAATTTATGCAGTATCAAGTGATATGTTATATGTTATACTATCAGTTAAAATGTCAAAATGGTTTTCTGATTCTAAAGAATATTTAAGAAAACAAAAAATTATAACTGGTAGCATATATATTTTATTAGGTTTAATAACCTTAACTATTAATCAGCCAAATAAAAACGCTACTAGCATCAAATAA
- a CDS encoding NmrA family NAD(P)-binding protein produces MKELSKPTIVVFGATGTVGSEVVKILSKRNCHVRGILRSPERILPKELKELEGVSYVAADLKNKEHIKQVCSKADAIFLLTATSLDQITYETNIIEVAKVLNIERIVKLSAPVVPNNIHVEVSDWHRKIERELKESKLDYCVLQPHSFMQNWERNTFTIKHFGKIYGVMGEAVRNYVDARDVAEIAVKYLLKSTKLNEEALVISGPEALSHQNMAERLSYVTGKKVSYEDISRDAFLHKLTKQAKLPKWLAYHIVELDVLAQKWSEPTTDTVEVILDRKPRIIDAYLQEKRELFLPSRWRSLTS; encoded by the coding sequence ATGAAAGAATTAAGTAAACCTACTATTGTTGTTTTCGGAGCAACAGGAACAGTAGGTTCTGAGGTAGTAAAAATTTTGAGTAAAAGAAATTGTCATGTTAGAGGAATATTAAGAAGTCCAGAAAGAATACTGCCAAAAGAACTAAAAGAACTGGAAGGAGTAAGTTATGTAGCTGCAGATTTAAAAAATAAAGAACATATAAAGCAAGTATGTAGTAAAGCGGATGCTATTTTTTTACTAACAGCTACTTCTTTAGACCAAATTACTTACGAAACCAATATAATTGAAGTAGCGAAAGTACTTAATATAGAAAGAATAGTAAAGTTATCAGCACCAGTAGTACCCAATAATATACATGTAGAAGTCAGTGATTGGCATCGTAAAATAGAACGAGAATTAAAAGAAAGTAAGTTAGATTATTGTGTTTTACAACCACATTCATTTATGCAAAATTGGGAACGAAATACATTTACGATAAAACATTTTGGTAAAATTTATGGGGTCATGGGAGAAGCAGTAAGAAATTACGTAGACGCCAGAGATGTGGCAGAAATAGCTGTAAAATACTTGTTGAAGTCAACTAAATTGAATGAAGAAGCGCTGGTAATATCAGGGCCAGAAGCGCTTTCTCATCAAAATATGGCAGAAAGATTATCGTATGTTACAGGTAAGAAAGTTAGTTATGAAGATATTTCTAGAGATGCATTTTTGCATAAGTTGACAAAACAAGCAAAACTACCTAAATGGTTAGCGTATCATATTGTAGAGCTTGATGTTTTAGCTCAAAAATGGTCTGAACCTACAACAGACACGGTAGAGGTTATTTTAGATAGAAAGCCAAGAATTATAGATGCCTATTTACAAGAAAAAAGAGAGTTATTTTTACCAAGTAGATGGAGATCATTAACGTCTTAA
- a CDS encoding Crp/Fnr family transcriptional regulator, whose translation MEKLIKYINSYVTLEKDDLTEILSFFEFRTLQKDKYLIKKEQLVTDYYFIASGGLIIYDVIEEVQHTRYFAFENEFIADISKIKNRERSNSYIKAIEKTEIYSISYQKMEDLYNKFPLWQKFGRLIWEDAFASVLYGIHNFQSLTAKERYLDLLKRSDLIFRVPLKDLSLFLGVTPQSLSRIRKEISEAK comes from the coding sequence ATGGAAAAATTAATTAAATATATCAATAGTTATGTAACTTTAGAAAAAGATGATTTAACTGAAATTTTATCTTTTTTTGAATTTAGAACTCTTCAAAAAGATAAGTATCTTATTAAAAAAGAGCAGTTGGTAACTGATTATTATTTTATAGCTTCTGGAGGACTTATTATTTATGATGTTATAGAGGAGGTACAACATACTCGATACTTTGCTTTTGAAAATGAATTTATAGCAGACATTTCTAAAATAAAAAATAGAGAGCGTTCTAATTCTTATATTAAAGCGATAGAAAAAACAGAAATTTACAGCATTTCGTATCAAAAAATGGAAGACTTATATAATAAGTTTCCTTTATGGCAGAAGTTTGGTCGATTAATTTGGGAAGATGCTTTTGCAAGTGTTTTATATGGAATTCATAATTTTCAATCACTAACAGCTAAAGAAAGATATTTAGATTTATTAAAAAGATCCGATTTAATTTTTAGAGTACCTTTAAAAGATCTTTCTCTTTTTTTAGGAGTAACACCACAATCTTTAAGTAGGATCAGAAAAGAAATTAGTGAAGCTAAATAA
- the rimO gene encoding 30S ribosomal protein S12 methylthiotransferase RimO, with protein MRTKTVKQNKINVVTLGCSKNVYDSEVLMGQLKANGKNVVHEDENDDGNIVVINTCGFIGKAKEESVDTILHYAQKKERGEVDKVFVSGCLSERYKPDLEREITNVDQYFGTHDLPNLLKVLEADYKHELIGERLTTTPKHYAYLKIAEGCDRPCSFCAIPLMRGKHKSTPIENLVTEAEKLAANGIKEIMLIAQDLTYYGLDLYKKRALADLLKELVKVEGIEWIRLHYAFPTGFPLDVLEVMKNEPKVCNYLDIPLQHINTEILKSMKRGTTHEKTTDLIKKFREFVPNMAIRTTLIVGYPGETEEQFQELKDWVEEMRFERLGAFEYSHEENTGAFALEDNVPADVKFRRVNEIMEVQSQISWELNQEKIGKTFRCLFDRKDGEYYYGRTEFDSPDVDNDVIVDAKEYYIKLGEFIDIEIHDAGDFDLYGTPLVKQERPKSLNQKRK; from the coding sequence ATGCGTACAAAAACAGTAAAACAAAACAAAATCAATGTAGTTACTTTAGGATGTTCTAAAAACGTTTACGATAGTGAGGTGTTGATGGGACAGCTGAAAGCCAATGGTAAAAACGTTGTACATGAAGATGAAAATGATGATGGAAATATTGTGGTAATCAATACCTGTGGTTTTATTGGGAAAGCAAAGGAGGAAAGTGTAGATACTATTTTACATTATGCGCAAAAGAAAGAAAGAGGAGAGGTAGATAAAGTTTTTGTATCTGGTTGTTTGAGTGAACGCTATAAACCAGATTTAGAAAGGGAAATAACCAATGTAGATCAGTATTTTGGAACACATGATTTACCCAACTTGTTAAAAGTTTTAGAAGCGGATTATAAGCATGAGTTAATTGGAGAACGATTAACAACTACTCCTAAACACTATGCATACTTAAAAATAGCTGAAGGATGTGATCGCCCTTGTTCATTTTGTGCCATTCCGTTAATGAGAGGAAAGCATAAATCTACTCCAATTGAAAATTTAGTAACGGAAGCTGAAAAACTAGCGGCTAATGGCATTAAAGAAATTATGCTAATAGCACAAGATTTGACTTATTATGGGTTAGATTTATATAAAAAACGTGCGTTAGCTGATTTATTAAAAGAATTGGTGAAAGTGGAAGGAATAGAATGGATTCGTTTACATTATGCATTTCCAACTGGTTTTCCGTTGGATGTGTTAGAAGTAATGAAAAATGAGCCTAAAGTATGTAATTACTTAGATATTCCTTTGCAACATATCAATACAGAGATTTTAAAGTCTATGAAACGTGGTACAACACACGAAAAAACAACTGATTTAATCAAGAAGTTTAGAGAGTTTGTACCTAATATGGCTATTAGAACTACATTAATTGTAGGATACCCAGGAGAAACGGAAGAACAATTTCAAGAGTTGAAAGATTGGGTAGAAGAAATGCGTTTTGAACGTTTGGGAGCATTTGAATATTCACATGAAGAAAATACAGGAGCTTTTGCTTTAGAAGACAATGTACCAGCAGATGTAAAGTTTAGACGTGTTAATGAAATCATGGAAGTACAGTCACAAATATCTTGGGAGCTAAATCAGGAAAAAATAGGGAAAACATTCCGTTGTTTGTTTGATAGGAAAGATGGTGAGTATTACTATGGGCGTACAGAGTTTGATTCACCAGACGTAGACAATGATGTGATTGTTGATGCTAAAGAGTATTATATTAAGTTAGGTGAATTTATAGATATTGAAATTCATGATGCTGGTGATTTCGACTTATATGGTACACCGTTAGTAAAGCAAGAAAGACCTAAGAGTTTAAACCAAAAAAGAAAATAA
- a CDS encoding amidase family protein yields the protein MIEVVKTSEIAEIARQQEHENSRMRFKLIQSKYLDLNKEFKPFEKDLEKFTESDYIKLKPLILENNITSIQKNIEEGKLSYEKLILFYLYRIRKFEKDTTKRLNAIISLNPNILKEAKEKDRERLLGKVDSQIYGMPILVKDNIDIITMATTAGAVVFKDNLPQKDAFIIERLKKSGALILGKVNLSEWAYFFCNDCPLGYSATGGQTLNPYGRKRFETGGSSAGSGVAVAANYAVAAIGTETSGSITSPSSLNSVVGLKPTIGFLSRSGIVPISSTLDTPGPMTKNVVDNAILLEAMIGLDVLDSTTTLTNKLPNDYFNLNWSNEYLEGKKIGVLTPLLTDSIYKKSVHKIKGSKAVIVELSPDEMNYEGFLNLLTTEMKHDLPHYIKSSGNDSLKVSNVKDIVKFNSLDLVKRAPYGQDLFEGIVADTTSVKKLSEIKNKLQKEGEKYLEALITKKVDVVVSINNNHSAVAAVAKLPTLTVPMGYKETGEPISLTFIGRPLSENELLKLGYAFEQLTKVRKIPNDYQ from the coding sequence ATGATAGAAGTAGTTAAAACAAGTGAAATAGCTGAAATAGCAAGACAACAAGAGCATGAAAACTCAAGAATGCGGTTTAAACTGATTCAGTCAAAATATTTAGACTTAAATAAAGAGTTTAAACCTTTTGAAAAAGATTTGGAGAAATTTACAGAAAGTGACTATATAAAATTAAAGCCATTAATTTTAGAAAACAATATTACCTCAATACAAAAAAACATTGAAGAAGGTAAACTTAGTTATGAAAAGTTAATCTTATTCTATTTGTATAGAATACGAAAGTTTGAAAAGGATACTACAAAAAGGTTAAATGCAATTATAAGCCTTAATCCTAATATATTAAAAGAAGCAAAAGAGAAAGACAGAGAAAGGCTTTTGGGTAAGGTAGATTCTCAAATTTATGGAATGCCAATTCTTGTAAAAGATAATATAGACATTATTACGATGGCTACTACTGCAGGGGCAGTTGTTTTTAAAGATAATTTACCACAAAAAGATGCATTTATTATTGAGAGACTAAAAAAGTCTGGCGCCTTAATTTTAGGAAAAGTAAATCTTAGTGAATGGGCATATTTTTTCTGTAATGATTGTCCTTTAGGATATAGTGCTACTGGAGGTCAAACATTAAACCCTTATGGAAGGAAGCGTTTTGAAACAGGTGGCTCAAGTGCAGGAAGTGGAGTTGCAGTAGCAGCAAATTATGCAGTAGCAGCCATAGGAACAGAAACATCTGGATCAATAACTTCTCCATCAAGCTTAAATTCAGTGGTAGGATTAAAGCCAACTATTGGTTTTCTTAGTAGATCAGGAATAGTCCCTATTTCAAGTACGTTAGATACACCAGGACCTATGACTAAAAATGTTGTTGATAATGCAATTCTTTTAGAAGCAATGATAGGACTTGATGTACTTGATAGCACTACTACTTTAACAAATAAGTTACCCAATGATTATTTTAATTTAAATTGGAGTAATGAATATTTAGAGGGGAAGAAAATAGGAGTTTTAACACCGTTATTAACCGATTCGATATATAAAAAGTCAGTACATAAAATAAAAGGAAGTAAGGCGGTTATCGTAGAATTATCACCTGATGAAATGAATTATGAAGGTTTCTTAAATTTATTGACAACAGAAATGAAGCATGATTTACCTCACTATATTAAATCATCAGGGAATGACTCTTTAAAAGTATCTAATGTAAAAGATATTGTGAAGTTTAATAGTTTAGATTTAGTAAAAAGAGCACCATATGGACAAGATTTGTTTGAAGGAATAGTTGCAGATACAACTTCAGTAAAAAAACTCTCTGAAATAAAAAATAAATTACAAAAGGAAGGAGAAAAGTATTTAGAAGCATTAATCACTAAAAAGGTTGATGTGGTTGTATCTATAAATAATAATCATTCAGCAGTGGCAGCTGTAGCTAAACTACCAACATTAACCGTACCAATGGGCTATAAAGAAACAGGAGAACCCATTAGTTTAACTTTTATCGGTAGGCCTTTATCTGAAAATGAATTATTAAAACTAGGATATGCATTTGAGCAATTGACGAAAGTTAGAAAAATACCAAATGATTATCAATAA
- the ftsY gene encoding signal recognition particle-docking protein FtsY has product MSFFKRIFSKEKKETLDKGLEKSKTSFFSKLSKAVAGKSKVDDDVLDNLEEILVSSDVGVDTTLKIIDRIEERVSRDKYLGTEELNQILREEIAGLLSETNTGDETDFTIPKNTKPYVLMVVGVNGVGKTTTIGKLASQFKKKGLKVVLGAADTFRAAAIDQLQVWADRTEVPIVRQEMGSDPASVAFDTVQSGINQDADVIIIDTAGRLHNKVNLMNELSKIKRVMQKVVPDAPHDVLLVLDGSTGQNAFEQAKQFTKATEVTSLAVTKLDGTAKGGVVIGISDQFKIPVKYIGVGEGIDDLQVFNKFEFVDSFFK; this is encoded by the coding sequence ATGAGTTTTTTTAAAAGAATCTTCTCAAAAGAGAAAAAAGAAACCTTAGATAAAGGATTAGAAAAATCTAAAACAAGTTTTTTCTCAAAACTATCTAAAGCAGTTGCCGGAAAATCAAAGGTAGATGATGATGTATTGGATAATTTAGAGGAAATTTTGGTCTCTTCTGATGTTGGAGTAGATACTACGTTAAAAATTATTGATAGAATAGAAGAACGTGTATCTCGTGACAAATATTTAGGTACTGAAGAACTGAACCAAATATTACGAGAAGAAATAGCAGGTTTACTTTCTGAAACTAATACTGGAGACGAAACAGATTTTACGATACCTAAAAATACAAAGCCTTATGTATTGATGGTAGTTGGAGTAAATGGAGTTGGAAAAACAACTACGATAGGAAAATTAGCCTCACAATTTAAAAAGAAAGGGTTAAAGGTAGTACTTGGAGCAGCAGATACATTTAGAGCCGCAGCTATTGATCAATTACAAGTATGGGCAGATAGGACAGAAGTGCCTATTGTACGTCAAGAAATGGGGTCAGATCCTGCCTCTGTAGCTTTTGATACCGTACAGTCTGGAATTAATCAAGATGCTGATGTTATTATTATTGATACTGCTGGACGTTTGCATAATAAAGTGAATTTAATGAACGAGCTTTCTAAAATTAAAAGAGTCATGCAAAAGGTAGTCCCAGATGCTCCTCATGATGTATTATTGGTTTTAGATGGTTCTACAGGCCAAAATGCTTTTGAACAAGCAAAACAATTTACAAAAGCAACAGAAGTAACTTCATTAGCAGTAACCAAATTAGATGGTACAGCAAAAGGAGGTGTAGTTATTGGTATTTCTGATCAATTTAAAATACCTGTAAAGTACATTGGAGTTGGAGAAGGAATTGATGATTTACAAGTATTCAATAAGTTTGAGTTTGTGGATAGCTTTTTTAAATAA
- a CDS encoding DUF4295 domain-containing protein, producing the protein MAKKSVATLQTGSKRLTKAIKMIKSPKTGAYTFVEAIMDPTQVNDFIAKK; encoded by the coding sequence ATGGCAAAGAAATCAGTAGCAACGTTACAGACAGGTTCAAAAAGATTAACCAAAGCTATCAAAATGATAAAGTCTCCAAAAACTGGAGCTTATACATTTGTTGAGGCTATTATGGATCCAACACAAGTAAACGACTTTATAGCAAAGAAGTAA
- the rpmG gene encoding 50S ribosomal protein L33, producing the protein MAKKGNRVQVILECTEHKGTGQPGTSRYITTKNKKNTPDRMELKKFNPILKRMTVHKEIK; encoded by the coding sequence ATGGCAAAAAAAGGAAACAGAGTTCAGGTTATATTAGAATGTACAGAGCATAAAGGAACTGGACAACCAGGAACTTCACGTTATATTACAACAAAGAATAAAAAGAACACTCCAGATAGAATGGAATTAAAGAAATTTAATCCAATCTTAAAGAGAATGACAGTTCATAAAGAAATTAAATAA
- the rpmB gene encoding 50S ribosomal protein L28, whose product MSRVCELTGKKAMVGNNVSHALNRTKRKFNANLMTKRFYIPEEDKWITLKVSASALKNINKKGISAVIKEAREKGFLTK is encoded by the coding sequence ATGTCTAGAGTTTGTGAATTAACAGGAAAAAAAGCGATGGTAGGTAACAACGTATCGCACGCTTTAAACAGAACTAAAAGAAAATTTAACGCTAACTTAATGACTAAGCGTTTTTATATTCCAGAAGAGGATAAATGGATTACTTTAAAAGTATCTGCTTCTGCATTAAAAAATATTAATAAAAAAGGAATCTCTGCTGTTATCAAAGAAGCTAGAGAAAAAGGTTTCTTAACAAAATAA
- a CDS encoding competence/damage-inducible protein A, translated as MKAEIITIGDEILIGQIVDTNSQWIGQELNKIGVSVYQISSIQDEEKHILNALNEAENRADIVIVTGGLGPTKDDITKKTIASYFNDKNLVEYPEVIENIKYLFKKVNHPFNEVQRYQAQLPSKATLLMNRLGTAPGMWFEENNTVFVSLPGVPYEMKGLMKYEVLPKLQEKFKLPFIIHKTILTVGTGESVIAERIAAWENNLPSFIKLAYLPSYGKVRLRLSAKGNDKKLLDETMSKNIEELKVLINDIIVGVDEEALLEKRVGELLKEKNKTVATAESLTGGKIASTLVSVAGSSAYYKGSYITYTAELKEQLLNVSSKTINNHSVVSAQVAEEMAVGCLEKLQVDYAVAVTGNAGPTTDHNDKSVGLVYIAIASKEEVIVEEFNFGKPREKVINRTVTKSLELLQVILLKN; from the coding sequence ATGAAAGCAGAAATTATAACCATAGGAGATGAAATCTTAATTGGTCAAATTGTAGACACCAATTCACAATGGATTGGTCAAGAATTAAATAAAATAGGAGTTTCAGTATATCAAATATCATCTATTCAAGATGAAGAAAAACATATTTTAAACGCTTTAAATGAAGCAGAAAATAGAGCAGATATTGTCATTGTAACTGGTGGTTTAGGCCCTACGAAAGATGATATCACAAAAAAAACGATAGCGTCATATTTTAACGACAAAAATTTAGTAGAATACCCAGAAGTTATTGAAAACATAAAGTATTTATTTAAAAAGGTAAATCACCCTTTTAACGAAGTACAAAGATATCAAGCACAATTACCTTCAAAAGCTACTTTACTAATGAATCGTTTGGGAACCGCACCAGGAATGTGGTTTGAGGAAAATAATACTGTTTTTGTTTCTTTACCAGGAGTTCCTTATGAGATGAAAGGTTTAATGAAGTATGAAGTATTACCTAAACTACAAGAAAAATTTAAGTTACCTTTTATAATACATAAAACTATTTTAACAGTAGGTACAGGAGAAAGTGTAATTGCAGAAAGAATAGCAGCGTGGGAAAACAACTTACCATCTTTTATCAAATTAGCTTATTTACCATCTTATGGAAAAGTCCGATTACGTTTATCTGCAAAAGGAAATGATAAAAAACTTTTAGATGAAACAATGTCTAAGAATATTGAAGAACTAAAAGTATTAATCAATGATATTATTGTAGGAGTTGATGAAGAAGCATTATTAGAAAAAAGAGTAGGAGAGCTATTAAAAGAAAAAAATAAAACAGTAGCAACAGCAGAAAGCTTAACCGGAGGTAAAATAGCATCAACTTTAGTTTCAGTAGCGGGTTCTTCAGCGTATTATAAAGGAAGCTATATTACATACACGGCAGAGTTAAAAGAACAGTTATTAAACGTCTCTTCAAAAACAATTAATAATCATTCGGTTGTTAGCGCACAAGTAGCTGAAGAAATGGCTGTAGGATGTTTAGAAAAGTTACAGGTAGATTATGCAGTTGCAGTAACCGGGAATGCTGGTCCCACAACGGATCATAATGATAAAAGTGTAGGATTAGTGTATATTGCTATTGCAAGCAAAGAAGAAGTAATAGTAGAGGAATTTAACTTTGGAAAACCTAGAGAGAAAGTTATTAATAGAACAGTAACTAAATCTTTAGAATTATTACAAGTTATTTTATTAAAAAATTAG
- a CDS encoding fumarylacetoacetate hydrolase family protein, whose amino-acid sequence MKIICIGRNYAKHIEELENEKPESPVVFLKPDSAILPKKMPFFIPPFSNDIHYEVEVLVKINKVGKYISPKFAHKYYDTIGLGIDLTARDVQAKCKEKGLPWEKAKAFDGSAIVGEFFPKEEFDVNNISFQLKRNDEVVQDGNTQSMLWKVDELISYVSQYFTLKKGDIIFTGTPAGVGKVEENDVLTGIIEGKQAFSIKIK is encoded by the coding sequence ATGAAGATAATTTGTATTGGTCGTAATTATGCGAAACATATAGAAGAATTAGAGAATGAAAAGCCTGAAAGTCCAGTGGTTTTTTTAAAGCCTGATTCAGCCATTTTACCTAAAAAAATGCCTTTTTTTATTCCGCCATTTTCTAATGATATTCATTACGAAGTAGAAGTTTTAGTAAAAATTAATAAAGTTGGAAAGTATATTTCTCCAAAGTTTGCTCATAAATATTATGATACTATTGGATTAGGGATTGATTTAACAGCTCGTGATGTACAGGCAAAATGCAAAGAAAAAGGATTGCCGTGGGAAAAAGCAAAAGCTTTTGATGGTAGTGCTATAGTAGGCGAGTTTTTTCCAAAAGAAGAATTTGATGTAAATAATATTTCTTTTCAATTAAAGAGAAATGATGAAGTGGTGCAAGATGGCAATACACAATCTATGTTATGGAAAGTTGATGAGCTAATAAGTTATGTGTCGCAATACTTCACACTTAAAAAAGGAGATATTATTTTTACAGGAACTCCTGCTGGTGTTGGAAAAGTTGAAGAGAATGATGTATTGACAGGAATTATAGAAGGAAAACAAGCGTTTAGTATAAAAATTAAATAA
- a CDS encoding 1,4-dihydroxy-2-naphthoyl-CoA synthase gives MIKPEWKTAKEYTDITYKKSHNVARIAFNRPNVRNAFRPHTTSELLDAFHDAHEDTDIGVVLLSAEGPSTKDGVWSFCSGGDQNARGHQGYVGKDGYHRLNILEVQRLIRFMPKAVICVVPGWAVGGGHSLHVTCDLTLASKEHAIFKQTDADVTSFDAGYGSAYLAKMVGQKKAREIFFLGRNYSAQEAYEMGMVNAVIPHDELEQTAFDWAQEILEKSPTSIKMLKFAMNLTDDGMVGQQVFAGEVTRLAYMTDEAKEGRDAFLEKRKPNFPKKWIP, from the coding sequence ATGATAAAACCTGAATGGAAAACTGCAAAGGAGTATACCGATATTACCTATAAAAAGTCGCATAATGTAGCAAGAATTGCTTTTAATCGACCTAATGTTCGTAATGCTTTTCGTCCGCATACTACTTCAGAATTATTAGATGCATTTCATGATGCACATGAAGATACAGATATTGGTGTAGTATTATTATCAGCAGAAGGGCCTTCTACCAAAGATGGTGTTTGGAGTTTTTGTTCAGGAGGAGATCAAAATGCACGCGGACATCAAGGATATGTAGGAAAAGACGGTTATCATAGATTGAATATTTTAGAAGTACAACGTTTAATTCGTTTTATGCCAAAAGCTGTAATTTGTGTAGTGCCAGGTTGGGCTGTAGGTGGTGGACATAGCTTACATGTTACTTGTGACTTAACATTAGCGAGTAAAGAACATGCTATTTTTAAACAGACTGATGCAGATGTTACTTCTTTTGATGCTGGATATGGATCTGCATATTTAGCGAAGATGGTTGGGCAAAAGAAAGCAAGAGAAATTTTCTTTTTAGGAAGAAATTACTCGGCTCAAGAAGCTTATGAAATGGGAATGGTAAATGCCGTAATTCCACATGATGAGTTGGAGCAAACAGCATTTGATTGGGCACAAGAGATATTAGAAAAGTCACCAACTTCTATAAAAATGTTAAAGTTTGCAATGAATTTAACTGATGATGGTATGGTAGGACAGCAAGTGTTTGCAGGAGAAGTAACCCGTTTAGCTTATATGACGGATGAGGCTAAAGAAGGTAGAGATGCATTCTTAGAAAAAAGAAAGCCTAATTTTCCTAAAAAATGGATACCATAG